A single region of the Salicibibacter cibi genome encodes:
- a CDS encoding ABC transporter ATP-binding protein translates to MKTAIEMKGVRKTYGKDVVAIDDLSLTVEEGTIYALLGPNGSGKTTTIRILTSLANADKGNIELFDEKLSTHKNFLRKWIGCVAQQSGVDPMGTGRENLMLQGKIHGLKGKALKNRVEEMLTRFHLQKDANRLSMNYSGGMKRKLDLAMGLIHQPKLLFLDEPTTGLDPEAREDLWKTIRQLQQEEGLTVVLTTHYMEEADELSDRVAFMNEGRIVAEGTAEELKNKLGGDTLTIQCTDNAQAVHATEALKKFYQVTRDERTLNVQSKQGAEELPKILKVLENDQTDVRSAAVSRPALGDVYLMYTGKALREEKK, encoded by the coding sequence ATGAAAACAGCCATTGAAATGAAAGGTGTCCGCAAAACCTATGGTAAAGATGTTGTCGCCATCGATGACCTCTCGCTGACTGTCGAAGAAGGAACGATTTATGCACTGCTCGGACCAAATGGTTCCGGGAAAACGACAACCATACGAATACTCACATCACTCGCCAACGCCGATAAAGGAAACATCGAACTATTCGATGAAAAGTTGAGCACACACAAAAACTTTTTGAGAAAGTGGATAGGATGTGTCGCTCAACAATCAGGTGTGGACCCAATGGGCACCGGCCGAGAGAACTTAATGTTACAGGGGAAAATCCATGGGTTAAAAGGCAAGGCCCTAAAGAACCGTGTAGAAGAAATGCTCACACGTTTTCATCTTCAAAAAGATGCCAACCGTCTCAGCATGAACTATTCCGGCGGCATGAAGCGAAAGCTCGACCTTGCTATGGGGCTTATTCATCAACCGAAGTTGCTTTTTCTGGATGAACCGACGACCGGCTTAGATCCCGAAGCGAGAGAAGATTTATGGAAAACAATTCGGCAATTGCAGCAAGAAGAGGGATTGACCGTGGTTTTGACGACGCATTATATGGAAGAAGCTGACGAACTCTCGGATCGTGTCGCTTTTATGAACGAAGGCAGAATAGTCGCGGAAGGAACAGCCGAAGAACTGAAAAATAAACTGGGCGGCGATACGCTCACGATTCAATGTACAGACAACGCCCAAGCCGTTCATGCGACAGAAGCCTTAAAAAAGTTCTATCAAGTTACACGCGACGAACGTACGTTAAATGTGCAATCGAAACAAGGAGCAGAAGAACTGCCGAAAATTTTAAAAGTATTAGAGAACGATCAGACTGACGTGCGTTCAGCAGCGGTATCTAGACCTGCACTTGGCGATGTTTATCTCATGTACACAGGGAAAGCACTGAGAGAGGAGAAAAAATGA
- a CDS encoding RAxF-45 family protein, translated as MYLCRALFADAVTNGTRVSCFSNCIAFNQR; from the coding sequence ATGTATCTTTGCCGTGCGCTTTTTGCCGATGCAGTGACTAACGGGACACGTGTGTCTTGTTTTAGCAACTGCATAGCATTCAATCAACGGTAA
- a CDS encoding MerR family transcriptional regulator: MYTIGKLSKKTGVTVRTLDYYDEIGLLKPQSATEGGHRLYDEEEVMRLEQILALKYLGFSLEKIQEILHESARTWEEALSEQLLMVKDQKKRLDELEQSLTAVLYSIRIEDEVKWPLIFGAMQLFQQDPDKFTRVLDRHLNPEQKEKMLSVNHDKKKTEEWTALILDIRNHLHVSPESDIAQELVDRWMEGVYNMFGDDEEFLGNAWEAISEESDGVMFYPMTKEIVAFITDAMHAKEVKENEENENSH, encoded by the coding sequence GTGTACACAATCGGCAAACTGTCAAAGAAGACCGGCGTAACGGTACGAACACTTGATTATTATGACGAAATCGGTTTATTGAAACCACAGAGTGCAACCGAAGGTGGGCATCGTCTATACGATGAGGAGGAGGTCATGCGCCTGGAACAGATACTGGCTTTGAAATACTTGGGGTTTTCATTGGAAAAAATCCAAGAGATTTTACATGAGTCTGCGCGCACCTGGGAAGAAGCATTATCCGAACAGCTATTGATGGTCAAAGACCAGAAAAAAAGACTAGACGAATTAGAACAATCGCTCACGGCTGTGCTGTATTCCATTCGAATTGAAGATGAAGTGAAATGGCCGTTGATCTTTGGAGCCATGCAATTGTTTCAGCAAGATCCCGATAAATTCACGCGCGTACTTGATCGCCATTTAAATCCGGAACAAAAAGAGAAGATGCTGTCCGTGAACCATGACAAAAAGAAAACGGAGGAATGGACGGCGCTCATCCTTGACATTCGGAATCATTTGCATGTATCACCGGAATCTGACATTGCACAAGAATTGGTAGATCGTTGGATGGAAGGTGTCTACAACATGTTTGGCGATGATGAAGAATTTCTGGGCAACGCATGGGAAGCGATATCTGAAGAAAGCGATGGTGTGATGTTCTATCCAATGACAAAAGAAATCGTTGCGTTTATAACGGATGCCATGCATGCAAAAGAAGTGAAGGAGAATGAGGAGAATGAAAACAGCCATTGA
- a CDS encoding ABC transporter permease: MKWVTDMWCIFIRGLRIVQRSPFIILMTVVQPVLWMFLFGQVFSSMADLPGFGGNSYMDYLGPGIVMMSTMMAGAYAGMGVISDYRDGVLDRFLISPIHRSALLLGGLLQDALTMTLQAVIMIVVAMILGTQFSGGLPGILLLILIAVVLGLAMGALSMSVGLIVRQEKSLTAAVGFTQLPLLFLSGLFMPLDLVPGWIETAAAFNPLNWAVEAGREVVGTQTDWGLAFQYSSYLLVMFILSCVLVLEAFRVYQRSL, translated from the coding sequence ATGAAGTGGGTTACTGATATGTGGTGCATATTTATAAGAGGTCTGAGAATCGTCCAGCGCTCTCCCTTTATTATTTTAATGACTGTCGTCCAACCAGTGCTATGGATGTTTCTCTTCGGGCAAGTGTTTTCAAGCATGGCCGATCTCCCGGGGTTTGGCGGAAACTCGTACATGGATTATCTCGGCCCGGGCATTGTGATGATGAGTACGATGATGGCAGGCGCCTACGCCGGGATGGGGGTTATTAGTGATTATCGTGACGGGGTTTTGGATCGTTTTCTAATTTCTCCAATCCATCGCTCGGCATTATTGTTGGGAGGCTTGCTACAAGATGCATTGACGATGACGTTGCAGGCAGTGATTATGATTGTTGTTGCCATGATTCTAGGCACACAATTTTCCGGCGGACTGCCGGGAATCCTCCTACTTATATTGATCGCTGTTGTACTCGGCCTGGCAATGGGAGCGTTGTCGATGTCCGTTGGTTTAATCGTCCGCCAAGAAAAAAGCCTGACAGCTGCGGTTGGATTCACGCAATTGCCCTTATTATTTTTGTCAGGATTGTTCATGCCGCTTGATCTCGTGCCGGGGTGGATTGAAACTGCTGCAGCCTTCAATCCTTTGAATTGGGCCGTCGAAGCCGGGAGAGAAGTGGTTGGCACCCAGACGGATTGGGGACTTGCCTTCCAATACAGCAGTTACTTGCTCGTGATGTTCATTCTTTCATGCGTACTCGTTCTCGAAGCTTTTCGCGTTTATCAACGATCGTTGTAA
- a CDS encoding universal stress protein gives MANYKNVLVCVYGEEFSSEDTFDQACAFALKEDAKLYITTIVDPKPFASMSRFDKKIEERVKQQALEQLQAYKQKAEEKGIHEVETILDVGTPKVRIARHIVPNYQIDLIIAGETVGRIAERAITGSISKGIAKRAACDVIIVDNNGELITKT, from the coding sequence TTGGCAAATTACAAGAACGTTCTCGTCTGTGTGTATGGGGAAGAATTTTCATCAGAAGATACGTTTGATCAGGCTTGCGCGTTTGCATTGAAAGAAGACGCGAAACTTTATATTACAACCATTGTTGATCCGAAACCATTTGCCTCCATGTCTAGGTTTGATAAAAAAATTGAGGAAAGGGTTAAACAACAAGCGCTTGAACAATTGCAAGCGTATAAACAGAAAGCGGAAGAAAAAGGAATTCATGAAGTTGAGACGATTCTTGATGTTGGAACGCCAAAGGTAAGGATTGCTCGCCATATTGTCCCGAATTATCAAATCGATCTTATTATAGCCGGTGAAACGGTTGGAAGAATAGCGGAACGTGCAATTACCGGAAGCATCTCAAAAGGCATTGCTAAACGAGCCGCATGTGATGTCATTATTGTGGACAACAACGGAGAACTGATTACTAAAACCTGA
- a CDS encoding SDR family NAD(P)-dependent oxidoreductase, which produces MLKDQKVIITGAASGIGKETVKQCLYEGAEVIACDIDNSIYDLSQSIEHEKGLYTYQIDVSDYDGVSKFFSHIEGNHSDINGLVNNAGMYLAKNVLDYQEDEMDQVMAVNVKGAVLFSKWFGKKLMEEQRKGIIVNMSSVAGIEGSSDAIYGATKAAILGLTKSCAMNFSPYVRVNAVAPTMVNTPMMETIPDWRKGEYLSDQLIDTPVLSEDVANTVIFLLSEKSRHYTGATFDLNNGGHLR; this is translated from the coding sequence GTGCTTAAAGATCAAAAGGTTATTATAACCGGAGCTGCTTCAGGTATTGGAAAAGAGACAGTCAAACAATGCTTATATGAAGGGGCGGAAGTGATTGCTTGTGATATCGACAACTCCATCTATGATTTAAGTCAATCCATAGAGCATGAAAAAGGGTTATATACATATCAGATAGATGTCAGTGATTATGATGGTGTTTCAAAATTTTTTTCGCATATAGAAGGCAATCATTCTGACATAAATGGACTGGTGAACAACGCAGGCATGTATTTGGCCAAAAATGTATTAGACTATCAAGAAGATGAAATGGATCAAGTTATGGCGGTGAATGTAAAGGGGGCTGTTCTTTTTTCTAAATGGTTTGGCAAGAAATTGATGGAAGAACAACGGAAAGGCATCATCGTAAATATGTCTTCAGTGGCAGGTATCGAGGGGAGTTCCGACGCGATTTACGGGGCTACCAAAGCCGCGATATTAGGATTGACGAAAAGTTGTGCCATGAATTTTTCGCCTTATGTTCGAGTGAATGCCGTCGCCCCAACGATGGTGAATACGCCAATGATGGAGACAATTCCTGATTGGAGAAAAGGTGAATATCTAAGTGACCAACTGATCGATACGCCTGTATTGTCTGAAGATGTGGCGAATACGGTGATATTTTTGTTATCGGAAAAATCCAGGCATTATACGGGTGCGACCTTTGATTTAAATAATGGTGGGCACCTAAGATAG
- a CDS encoding UbiD family decarboxylase, with translation MYKSLEECVLDLEQQGELVRIREEVDPYLEMAAIHRRVYEEGGPAILFENVKGTKYRAVSNLFGSPERSKYMFRKTWDGVHDVIAMRDDPMSALKNPLKNASTGFSAMKALPMRLTSVNVSDLEEINISDLPMIQSWPDDGGAFITLPQVLTEDPDNPGLMNANLGMYRAQLNGNDYVQDKEIGMHYQIHRGIGVHQTKAVQKGEPLKVSIFIGGPPAHTLAAVMPLPEGLSEMLFAGLLSGRRFRHSYEDGYVISHDADFVITGEVYPEDTKPEGPFGDHLGYYSLKHDFPVLRVHKVYGKPDAIWPFTVVGRPPQEDTSFGEIIHELTGNAVTQELPGVKEVHAVDAAGVHPLLFAIGSERYTPFEKVKKPMELLTIANRILGFGQLSLAKYLWITAEEDESIDIHDELGFMQYILERIDLHRDLHFQTNTTIDTLDYSGTGLNSGSKVVLVAYGDKKRDLCRQIPAGMGKMKRLKSPQLVMPGVVAVEINDYQDEQKATEEINAMIDEIVESSDMSACPLVVVCDDSDFVSKTKDNFLWATFTRSNPSHDMHGVNAFIENKHWGCDTLIIDARIKPHHAPPLIEDVEVENKIERFFENGRFMGVR, from the coding sequence ATGTATAAAAGCCTGGAAGAATGCGTACTCGATTTAGAGCAACAAGGTGAACTCGTCCGGATTCGTGAAGAAGTGGATCCTTATTTGGAAATGGCAGCTATCCACCGGCGCGTTTATGAAGAAGGTGGACCTGCGATTTTATTTGAAAATGTGAAAGGAACGAAATATCGTGCTGTTTCCAATTTATTCGGATCTCCGGAACGAAGCAAATACATGTTTCGCAAAACGTGGGATGGCGTGCATGACGTGATTGCCATGCGCGATGATCCAATGAGCGCGCTTAAGAATCCCTTGAAAAATGCCAGCACCGGTTTCTCGGCGATGAAAGCGTTGCCGATGCGCTTGACGAGCGTGAACGTATCTGATCTGGAAGAGATAAACATATCCGACTTGCCGATGATCCAATCATGGCCTGATGACGGCGGGGCATTCATAACGTTACCACAAGTTTTGACAGAAGATCCTGATAATCCGGGACTTATGAATGCCAATCTCGGCATGTACCGCGCGCAATTAAATGGCAATGATTATGTGCAGGACAAAGAGATCGGTATGCATTACCAGATTCATCGTGGCATCGGGGTGCACCAAACCAAAGCTGTGCAAAAAGGGGAGCCATTAAAAGTCAGCATTTTTATCGGCGGTCCGCCAGCACACACGTTAGCAGCTGTCATGCCGCTTCCTGAAGGTTTAAGCGAAATGTTGTTTGCAGGTCTTCTCTCAGGCCGCCGTTTTCGCCATAGTTACGAGGACGGGTATGTGATTAGCCACGACGCTGATTTTGTCATCACCGGAGAGGTTTATCCCGAGGATACGAAGCCGGAAGGCCCGTTTGGCGACCATCTCGGCTACTATAGCCTTAAGCATGATTTTCCGGTCCTGCGTGTGCATAAAGTGTACGGAAAACCGGATGCGATTTGGCCGTTTACCGTTGTCGGCCGTCCGCCCCAGGAAGACACAAGCTTCGGCGAAATTATTCATGAATTGACCGGAAATGCCGTCACGCAAGAACTTCCGGGTGTAAAAGAGGTACACGCCGTTGATGCTGCCGGGGTACATCCATTGTTATTTGCGATTGGAAGCGAGCGGTACACACCGTTTGAAAAGGTAAAAAAACCGATGGAGCTGTTGACAATCGCTAACCGTATTCTCGGGTTCGGCCAATTAAGTTTGGCGAAATATCTATGGATCACCGCCGAAGAAGACGAGTCGATCGATATCCATGACGAACTTGGTTTTATGCAATACATCCTTGAGCGAATTGACCTTCACCGCGACCTCCATTTCCAGACGAACACCACGATCGATACGCTTGATTATTCGGGAACAGGATTGAATAGCGGAAGCAAAGTGGTTTTAGTCGCTTATGGAGATAAAAAGCGTGATCTATGCCGTCAAATTCCTGCTGGTATGGGGAAAATGAAGCGTTTGAAAAGCCCGCAACTTGTCATGCCCGGTGTGGTAGCGGTCGAAATAAACGACTATCAAGATGAACAGAAAGCGACAGAAGAAATAAACGCGATGATCGACGAGATTGTTGAAAGTAGTGACATGTCTGCTTGTCCACTCGTTGTCGTTTGTGATGACAGTGACTTCGTCAGTAAGACCAAAGATAATTTTCTTTGGGCAACGTTCACACGCAGCAATCCATCCCATGACATGCACGGAGTCAATGCTTTTATTGAAAACAAACATTGGGGCTGTGACACGTTGATTATCGATGCGCGTATTAAACCGCATCATGCTCCGCCGCTCATTGAAGATGTAGAAGTAGAAAATAAGATCGAACGTTTTTTTGAAAATGGCCGTTTCATGGGTGTTCGATGA
- the abc-f gene encoding ribosomal protection-like ABC-F family protein, with protein sequence MIIASLQHIKHSFGEGPILNDISTEIHDGDCVGLIGANGSGKSTLMRMLTQEIYPDEGRVSWKKGSRIGYLRQIPAEAYEEHVRSILYQPFSRLMDIAEHLRLLETKMTEGIATKKEFEQYGEDLEAFARHGGYEMDAQIEDVTNGLGINEWLDASWHSLSGGEKTKVGLALILLKDPDLFLLDEPTNHLDIGAVEWLSQYLQQFKGAVVVISHDRYFLDDVVTNIIEIENGDLHAYETNYSDYLTERENRLLREFKTYEDQQKKIKKMKETIKRLKIWANQANPPNDGLHRRAKSMEKALNRMEMVKAPAKNKSFSVDLKRADRSGNDVVMLEAVHKAFDDHSLLTNVNMHIRFQGRAAIIGNNGTGKTTLLKMMLGDIKADKGEVKLGSQVRVGYLSQHVFVGDENSTVIDAFRSRVNVAEADARHILAQFLFYGNHVFKKVAMLSGGERVRLRLAQLTNEQVNTLVLDEPTNHLDIASREVIEETINDFSGTVIAITHDRYFLNQFSQLYWIDDQTVYYYEGNYDWAKKKHERRHL encoded by the coding sequence ATGATTATAGCAAGTTTGCAACATATAAAACATTCGTTTGGAGAAGGTCCCATCTTGAATGATATAAGCACAGAAATTCACGATGGTGATTGTGTAGGCTTAATTGGTGCGAATGGTTCCGGAAAATCTACGCTTATGCGTATGTTGACACAGGAAATCTATCCGGATGAGGGCAGGGTGAGTTGGAAAAAAGGGTCCCGAATCGGTTATTTGCGACAGATTCCAGCGGAAGCCTATGAGGAACATGTTCGTTCTATTTTATATCAACCATTTAGTCGGTTAATGGATATTGCGGAGCATTTACGATTATTGGAAACGAAAATGACCGAAGGCATCGCCACAAAGAAAGAGTTTGAACAATATGGCGAGGATCTCGAAGCATTTGCGCGTCACGGCGGTTATGAAATGGATGCTCAGATTGAAGACGTGACGAACGGTTTGGGCATCAATGAATGGCTTGATGCATCGTGGCATTCGTTGAGCGGTGGGGAAAAAACCAAGGTTGGACTAGCGCTTATTTTACTGAAAGACCCTGATTTGTTTCTCCTGGATGAGCCGACCAACCATCTGGATATTGGCGCGGTGGAATGGCTATCCCAATACTTGCAACAATTCAAGGGGGCAGTAGTGGTCATCTCCCACGACCGTTATTTCCTTGATGATGTCGTGACCAATATTATTGAAATTGAAAATGGCGACTTGCATGCATATGAAACGAACTACAGTGACTACTTGACCGAACGTGAAAACCGCCTCCTTCGTGAGTTTAAGACTTATGAAGACCAACAAAAGAAAATAAAGAAGATGAAGGAAACGATCAAGCGCTTAAAAATCTGGGCGAATCAAGCAAATCCGCCGAATGATGGTTTGCATCGTCGGGCAAAAAGCATGGAAAAAGCCTTAAACCGAATGGAAATGGTCAAGGCTCCGGCAAAAAACAAAAGTTTCAGCGTTGACCTGAAACGGGCAGACCGCAGTGGCAATGATGTTGTTATGTTAGAAGCGGTTCATAAAGCGTTCGACGACCATTCTTTGCTTACCAATGTGAATATGCATATTCGCTTTCAAGGTCGAGCTGCGATCATCGGAAACAATGGAACGGGAAAGACAACGTTGTTGAAAATGATGCTCGGTGATATAAAAGCCGATAAAGGAGAAGTTAAACTCGGCAGTCAAGTCCGGGTTGGTTATTTATCCCAACACGTGTTTGTCGGTGATGAAAACAGCACCGTCATTGATGCTTTTCGATCCCGTGTAAACGTTGCTGAAGCTGATGCTCGACACATTCTCGCTCAATTTCTTTTCTACGGGAACCATGTCTTTAAAAAAGTGGCAATGTTGAGCGGGGGTGAGCGGGTTCGGTTACGATTGGCGCAACTCACCAATGAACAGGTGAATACCCTTGTGCTGGATGAACCGACGAATCACCTGGATATCGCTTCCCGGGAAGTCATCGAAGAAACGATTAACGATTTTTCCGGAACAGTTATCGCGATTACACATGATCGCTATTTTCTGAATCAGTTTTCCCAACTTTATTGGATTGACGATCAAACAGTCTATTATTACGAAGGAAATTATGACTGGGCAAAGAAGAAACATGAAAGACGACATTTATAG
- a CDS encoding DUF2332 family protein: MDKNMLSKRFKHFAVSQCVSKDNEMLSLCAHTRERQPVPNLFFGAVHYLLYKGKEHELKNFYGSIVESLEEEGDCFPYFTDFCRKYRNEIISIMENKFVVRCRERNPARYSDLHFSCPRGQSNAVSYET, translated from the coding sequence TTGGATAAAAATATGTTATCCAAACGCTTTAAACATTTTGCCGTATCGCAATGCGTTTCCAAAGATAATGAAATGTTGTCATTATGTGCTCATACGCGAGAAAGGCAGCCTGTCCCGAATTTATTTTTCGGGGCTGTCCACTATCTTTTGTATAAAGGCAAAGAGCACGAGCTTAAAAACTTTTACGGCAGCATTGTTGAATCACTGGAAGAAGAAGGAGATTGCTTTCCTTATTTTACAGATTTTTGTCGAAAATATCGAAACGAAATCATCTCCATTATGGAAAATAAATTTGTAGTCCGATGTAGGGAAAGAAATCCCGCAAGATACAGTGATCTGCATTTTTCATGCCCACGTGGCCAATCAAATGCCGTGTCATACGAAACATGA
- a CDS encoding efflux RND transporter permease subunit, whose product MNWLRLLLKRKLIVGLLSIFVLLFGLFASNDLDVEMMPGMTMDMGMVQIDAGELNTLDMEENVINPVEDRLDEIEHIDTYETTITLGNGSIMLMFEEGEGDDAFADVEAAMNELENEISDIDDVFSMQASMNPPYELNYDLYGADSEELAYVSEEVIQPRLESLAEVRDVDVAAEDSEEIHIELNYEQLQEDGVDPENIVQIFQEENQNRAIGELSEEDDEPRLRWDGTMFSVEDIEELQISTPDGPEPLEEYASIEMVETDASTTAWKNGEDDYVFLQIGRSDDATEVEMTEAVRAEVEDIKAEELPADIEFEEMLATADYITNDLSDIQTNVLYGGLLALLVLFTFLRSIRATAIVGISIPLSLLLTFSIMWLMDYSINVMTLLALGLGIAMMVDASIVILESIFRKLQQGLPKFDAVIEGTKEVSTAVLASMLTTVVVFLPIGILSGDVGAFIMMLAMVIVITLVSSVFISFTVIPVLSDKWIRMKESKVHKKENVILRMYGRFVGWMSWKKWRRWLVSTGFAFLFFLSLFLVAFVPMSMMPDVLERQAELMVDLDSHTDDEEKEAIADAMHERLSDTPDVSDYTVIADEDMMLAFVNMTPEEEANLPQAQVNMEIMNNLEALEEDYPIENVMMSMEAEDMGNPVEIIVQGDSLEGLREIADDLETGLEDIEGVTGIHHSMSDLETEEQFVIDEEEVEDAGLTTGQVREQIEAAFMNEPIDDIELDGQDYPVLMNSDLDVDSFDELEDLAIEIPPEEESFMPGEEEEEAETMDLAEFAELETTEAPQELEHEDGERIVKVMASLEDRDLGSVNADVQEMIADYDFDDGYSAGFGGQMEQQQEMMTEMMYIFLISIFLVYMVMAIQFNHLIHPLVIMSVIPMTIVGVILGLLITQQELNPISAMGALILIGIVLNNAILLIDRTKQLRKQGWDRANALQEAGKNRMRPIFMTTLTTVAGMLPLALATGSASNYQAPMATVIIFGLLFATFITLLLIPSVYMIMEDILGWPKRYLKKRREKKATKTDKEMTTENR is encoded by the coding sequence ATGAACTGGCTAAGGTTGTTGTTGAAACGAAAGTTAATCGTTGGGTTGTTGTCCATCTTTGTTTTATTGTTTGGGCTTTTTGCCAGCAATGATCTCGATGTAGAAATGATGCCCGGCATGACGATGGATATGGGGATGGTGCAAATTGATGCCGGCGAGCTGAATACGCTGGATATGGAAGAGAATGTTATCAATCCCGTTGAAGATCGTCTGGACGAAATCGAGCATATTGATACATATGAAACAACCATTACCTTAGGCAATGGTTCCATCATGCTCATGTTTGAAGAAGGGGAAGGGGATGATGCCTTTGCCGACGTAGAAGCGGCCATGAACGAGCTGGAAAACGAGATATCCGACATCGATGATGTTTTTTCCATGCAGGCTTCCATGAATCCGCCCTATGAACTGAATTATGATTTATATGGGGCAGACAGCGAAGAATTGGCGTATGTATCCGAGGAAGTCATTCAACCTCGGCTCGAGTCGCTTGCTGAAGTTCGAGACGTAGATGTGGCTGCTGAAGATAGTGAAGAGATTCACATTGAGTTGAACTATGAACAACTGCAAGAAGATGGGGTGGATCCCGAGAACATCGTCCAAATTTTCCAAGAGGAAAATCAGAACAGGGCCATTGGGGAATTATCGGAAGAAGATGATGAACCTCGTTTAAGATGGGACGGCACGATGTTCAGTGTGGAAGATATCGAGGAGTTGCAGATATCAACCCCTGATGGGCCGGAACCGTTGGAAGAATACGCGTCCATTGAGATGGTCGAGACAGATGCAAGCACCACAGCGTGGAAAAACGGAGAAGACGACTACGTATTTTTACAAATTGGACGTTCCGACGATGCAACCGAGGTAGAAATGACGGAAGCGGTGCGTGCCGAGGTTGAGGACATAAAAGCAGAGGAGTTACCGGCAGACATTGAGTTCGAGGAAATGTTGGCCACGGCCGACTATATCACGAATGATCTTAGCGACATTCAAACGAATGTGCTGTACGGCGGACTTTTGGCTCTATTGGTATTATTCACATTTCTAAGGAGTATTCGCGCCACAGCGATTGTCGGCATTTCCATTCCCTTGTCTTTGTTGCTCACATTTTCGATCATGTGGCTCATGGACTACAGTATCAATGTGATGACACTCCTTGCTCTCGGGCTGGGAATTGCGATGATGGTGGATGCTTCGATCGTTATTCTGGAGTCCATTTTTCGCAAACTGCAACAGGGGCTCCCTAAATTTGATGCCGTGATCGAAGGGACAAAAGAAGTGTCGACCGCCGTCCTGGCTTCAATGCTGACGACTGTTGTCGTGTTCTTGCCGATTGGTATTTTAAGCGGGGACGTGGGTGCATTCATCATGATGCTAGCTATGGTCATCGTGATTACGCTCGTCAGTTCCGTGTTCATATCGTTCACCGTTATCCCCGTGCTGTCAGACAAGTGGATCAGGATGAAAGAATCAAAAGTCCACAAAAAGGAAAACGTCATCTTGCGAATGTATGGCCGTTTTGTCGGTTGGATGTCTTGGAAAAAATGGCGTAGGTGGCTAGTGTCCACCGGATTCGCGTTTCTATTTTTTCTTTCTCTTTTTCTCGTTGCGTTTGTGCCGATGAGCATGATGCCGGATGTATTGGAAAGACAAGCTGAACTCATGGTGGATTTGGATAGCCATACGGATGATGAGGAAAAAGAAGCCATTGCCGATGCCATGCATGAACGCTTGTCCGATACTCCAGATGTGTCCGATTACACCGTTATTGCGGACGAGGATATGATGTTGGCTTTCGTAAACATGACACCGGAAGAAGAAGCCAATCTGCCTCAAGCGCAGGTAAACATGGAAATCATGAACAATTTGGAAGCATTGGAAGAGGATTATCCGATTGAAAATGTCATGATGTCCATGGAAGCGGAAGACATGGGGAATCCCGTAGAAATCATTGTGCAAGGGGACAGTCTGGAAGGACTTCGTGAGATTGCCGATGATTTGGAAACAGGATTGGAGGACATCGAAGGGGTCACAGGCATTCACCATTCCATGTCCGATCTGGAAACGGAAGAACAGTTTGTTATTGATGAAGAGGAAGTCGAAGACGCGGGTTTAACGACTGGTCAAGTTCGTGAACAAATAGAAGCTGCTTTCATGAATGAGCCGATTGATGACATTGAACTGGATGGCCAAGACTACCCTGTCTTGATGAATTCGGATCTGGACGTAGACAGCTTCGATGAGCTTGAAGACTTGGCGATTGAAATTCCTCCGGAAGAAGAAAGCTTCATGCCCGGAGAAGAGGAAGAAGAAGCAGAAACGATGGATTTAGCGGAATTTGCGGAATTGGAAACGACAGAAGCACCACAAGAACTGGAACATGAGGATGGCGAGCGAATTGTAAAAGTCATGGCCAGTTTGGAAGACCGTGACCTCGGCTCTGTTAATGCAGACGTACAGGAAATGATTGCCGATTATGATTTTGATGATGGCTATTCGGCTGGATTTGGCGGGCAAATGGAACAACAACAAGAGATGATGACGGAAATGATGTATATTTTCTTAATTTCTATCTTTCTCGTGTATATGGTGATGGCGATCCAATTTAACCATCTGATCCATCCTCTCGTGATCATGTCTGTGATCCCGATGACGATCGTGGGGGTTATTCTTGGCCTGTTAATCACGCAACAAGAATTAAATCCGATTTCCGCGATGGGTGCTCTGATTCTCATAGGGATTGTCCTAAATAATGCCATTTTGCTCATCGACCGTACGAAACAATTGCGGAAACAAGGATGGGATCGTGCCAACGCTTTACAGGAAGCCGGCAAAAATCGCATGCGTCCGATCTTTATGACAACGCTAACCACCGTGGCAGGTATGTTACCTCTCGCATTGGCAACAGGCAGCGCCAGTAATTATCAAGCGCCGATGGCAACGGTGATCATATTCGGATTGTTATTTGCGACGTTCATTACGTTACTCCTTATTCCTTCCGTGTATATGATTATGGAAGATATATTGGGGTGGCCCAAGCGATATTTGAAAAAGCGAAGAGAAAAGAAAGCGACCAAAACAGATAAGGAAATGACTACGGAGAATCGTTAG